AGAAGAATATGATATTCCGACCATAAACCACTATTAAAGTATGTGGTTCGAGAAAGCGCACAGGTCTGGGCAGCAAGCTTCGCCCACATCCCCGTGCGATTTTCTCTCTTCTCACCTCACTCTATCACTCTCTTGCTGATGCTTTCTCTTGTCATTCGACAGTCAAAATCCGAGTTGTTGAAGATTCAGCAAAGAGCGAGCTTAGTAGTGAAGCGGTTTTTATTTTTGGATAGATCAAGAACAGAGGAAACATCGAGCGCTTGGCGGTGATGAGAGCGCAGGCCATCATTCGAACCCACATTGAAACCACACCGAAAAAGGAAGCCACGACAAAGCGTGCTTTTGTTCATGAAAAGTATGAAGAAAGGAATTAAGACGTCGCACCTATCCCCTTAGTGCGTATTAGAAACATTATGTGTACGGGCTTTTGCTGGTAAGCGATTCTCCCTCTCGGCATGTCGTTTGCCAGCAAGCTGACAACCACAATGAGCACTTCACTCGCCCACTCTTACTGGCTCAAAAGTCGGTCAGTGCTGGCGCAATGATACTGACCGCAACCACTCAACATAATGTCAGTACATCTAATGCGCACTGAGACATGTAAGCGCAATTTAGTAATGTTCGGTTTGAACCAGTTAGAAATGTCCTCTTATGCTAATTAAAAATTGGCCTTTGAGGATCTCAACCGATGCTGATACCTACGAATGACCTTGACATTAACCGCTTCAAAGTTCTGCAAGATGTCCGTGAGCGCCGTCTACGTCACGTTGATGCAGCCGAGATGCTGACCACTGATCATTGATTCTGCTCGTTTTTTCTCGGTCGATACGTCGGTTAACACGTTTACGGCTAACTGCAGTACCACGTTCCTTTAGCGCCGCATCGACGTTTGGGCTACCATACCGCCCCTCACTTTTATGACCAGTCAATAACCCAATTGGATTCTGAAAAGTAGCCAACCAAGCTTTCGTAGTCTTCAACCCAGTCGTCATAACCCTCTGAAGACTTCTGATTGAATGATCTGGATATACAAATTAAGTAGCCACCTGTACTTTCTGAATCATCAAGAATACGGACCTCAAAGCCAGCATCATCACCACTGATTATCGTTCCAACTTGCCCAATTTTGATCATGCCCTCTCCTAGCACATAACGAATGGCATGGATTCCCCCTCATGAAGATCTGCCACACTTAAGTGGTCGCTGTGAGAGTACTGGAGGTAACCCTGTCACATTCCATCTGTTATTGCGGTGTTGACCTTGCCAAACACTATTTTAATTTGCACGCGGTTGATGCACGTCGAACCACCCAGAGCTCAGTTGCTCACAAACATAGCAACTATACCATCTATGCTTAAAGGACTAGAAGCTTGTAGCGAAGGACGCTACTGGGAGAGAAAGTTCAACAAACCGCTTGATTTCTAAATGGCGATGATGCTAGCCATGCAATGTAAGCCTGTTTTCAAAACCACTTGTTCACGACTTTTAGAAACAGTCAAACCTTAGAAAGTGGCTATCATTGCCCGCGCTCGCAAGATCGTTGTAGTACTGAGTTCAATGTTACGAGATGGCGTTATGTGGGATGAAAATATAGCCAAAATTTAGCTGTTGACGCCATAATCGTTTGTTAAAACACAATTGCTACACGTCACTCTCCGTTAGCATTTGACGACAATTTCGAACTGTAAGAACACGAATTTCATGAGTGAAGCTATAAATGATTCTATAGTGACCAAACAAGATTTCACGATAATTGGTATGAGGCAGCTCAGGAACCATTCGCCCCATTTCAGGCATACTCGAGAGCAGATCAGTTTTATCGAAAACCTCGTTAACCCAGTTCTCTGCTGCGACTGGATTATCCATTGCAATAAACTCAGCTGCATCACCTAACTTTTGCAATGCTAGTGGTGACCAGACCACTTTCATTTCTTAATACGCTCCAACACTTGAGCACGAGCGTCTTCATTGGAAACACCTAAATCTGAAGCTAACTGTGCTTCAGCTATACGCATTTCTTCCAGTAGCTCAATTTTCTCTTGCATTGCTTCATATTCCGCAACATCAAGGACAACCGCAACACCTTTACCACGTTGCGTGATGACTAGTGGTCTACGAGTTTCGTTGATCTGTCTAATAAATGACGTTACGCCAGCACGAAATTCAGACAAAGGCTGAATATCTTGGTCAAAGCGGATACGGCTCATATTGAACTCCTAATGGTACAATTTAACGTACAAATAGTAGTTCAACTAGCCACTTTGAGCAATAGTTTGATTTTGTGTTGTAACGCTTGTATCGATAATAAGCACTCCAATCGGGTGATGTGAGACCAAGGATCTAGTTGCAACTACAGTTTTCTATGTAGCAGTTCGTTTAAGCGCTGGCTCCTCTATCGAGAGACCGATAACAAACATGAACACGACTTAGGACTTCAAGCATAAACCTCGAATAGTCGACTGGGTCACGAACCCGCATTACGCAAGCATGAGTTAGCTTGTTATGAATGCCAAAATCAATCAAAGCATCAACATTGGAGTTGATACTGGCAAAACACAATTAGACATCCACATCAGGCCACTAGACCGATTTTTTCAGTAGAGAGTAACGATAAAGGCGTCAAAAAAGCACTCAAAACGATTAGAGTCATAGCCCTGAACGTACCGTTATTGATGCTACAGGCCGATTAGAAATACCTGTTGCTTTAAGCTACCTATTGTTAAAGCAAACCCTGTCCACATAAAACGATTCGCTGGCGCTATTGGCTGCAGAGCCAAAAATGATCGTCTAGATGTAGAGTTGAACGCTCACTATGGAGAAGCAATCAAACCAGCTCTTACTGTCATCAAAGCAAAAAACATACGCCTGTTTTATATGCTGGCATGATGAATGATCTGAACCAGCTGTTTTAGACACTGAGTTAAGCGAGTAAAATCACTTAGCGAGGTAAACAATGACAAACACTAAAACACGTATTAAGCACACTGAAGAGTTTAAGGAGCAGGCGCTTAAGCTTGTTGAAAGAACATCGGTTACAGAGGCTGCACGACAACTCAATTTACATGCATCCCAAATATACGGCTGGCGTAAGATTGCAAGGAAGGACTCCACCAGTGAACGCGAGGCTGACCTTGCAGCCGAAAACGCTCGTCTGAAGCGCCTCCTCGCTGAGCAAGCGGAGGAGCTTGAAATAGTAAAAAAAGCCGCCACCTACTTCGCGAAGCATCTAAAGTAGCAAGCTTCGAGTTCATGCAAGTGCACATTGAGCAGTTCTCTGTAACAGGAATGGCCAAGGTTCTTGCTGTATCGCGTAGTGGGTTTTACTACTGGTTAAAGCATCGTCATGAAATCAGTCAACGAGAAAGAGCACGTACTCTGCGTGACATAACGGTCAAAAAAGCGTTCGAAGCTAGCAAAGGCCGGGACGGTGCAAGGCGTATCCAGGTAGGGCTGGCAGAGCAAGGGAACAAGCACAACCTCAAGACGATATCAGAGAGTATGAAAAGGCAAAGCCTGGTTGCAAAAGCTGCGCGTAAATTTAAGGTCACGACAGATGGTAAGCATTCGTTACCCGTTGCACCTAACCTTCTGGAACAAGACTTTACTGCTGATGCACCGAATCAGAAGTGGGCTGGCGATATCACTTACTTGATGACAAGTGAGGGCTGGCTTTATCTTGCTGTAATTATTGACTTGTACTCTAGACAGGTAGTCGGCTGGTCGATGGGTAACCGTATGACAGCAAGCTTAGTCGGAGATGCGTTGAAAATGGCACTGTTCCGTCGTGGGCTCCCTGAAGAGGTCATTGTTCACAGCGACCGAGGCAGCCAATACTGCTCGAAAAGTTACCGCGAGATAATCCACTCCCATAATTTAAAACAAAGCATGAGTCGAAAAGGAAATTGTTGGGATAATGCTTGTGTAGAAAGCTTCTTCCATTCGCTAAAAGTTGAAGCTATCCATTACGAACCGATTATGACTAAAGAAATGATGCGGCAAACGGTATTTGAATATATTGAGGTTGATTACAACCAAACAAGAAGGCACAGTGCGCTAGGGTATCTAAGCCCTGTCGTATTTGAACAGAAGAATGTCGCTTAACTTGGTGTCCAATCTTGTTGGGGTAGATCAGAATGACCTCCTAGACCTGTCATGCGTGTCCGGTAAAACGGATCAAGCCCAGTGTCTGATGCAAGCTATTGTTAGCTTACAACTCGATAGCTTCTGCAGAGTTACATATAACATAGCCTTCACCTAAGAATAATATGCCAACGTCAAGCTTAGGCGAATAAGCATCGACAAGTGACAACTCCAGTAACCCTTTAAGATTTTCTTTATACAGTGACATCAATTCTTTTGGGCCGCTTTCCAAAAGACCGTAACCTCCTCGAAGCAAAGCAATAGACGGAAAACCATACTGCTTCCATGAGCCATAAAACTTGCGGTGAGCTTCGTTCATTATTTCCACGACACTCAAAATGTCGGTCGGTTGAGATGAAAAATACAGTTCTGCTTGAGGAGAAACATAGTTGGCTAAAATTGGGTGCTCATGAGTCCAAGACACAAACTCAATGCTGCCTAATCCCAATGAATTTTTAACAACCCCCTTAGCTAGAATCATAAATGAGCGTTGAGAGCTATCACCCCAGTCATCGCAAATTAGCTCAATAACGATTCCTGAAGGGACTTCCTTGATAGAAATTACTCTAGGATTCAGGTCTATATATATTTTTTCTTCGAGTATTCGTAACATGCTGAACCTGTACGCTAACGCTTTATATACGGATTTTTCCGTATAACTTCCCTGATTCCAATTCCGCACAACATGCCAGCCCTGCATAGAGTGGATGGCTTTAGTTGTCTATAGACAATAATTTACATCAAATCATGTGATCTTGCGAGTCATATTATACGGAGAAAAGCATTTATTCTTCGACATATGTGTTTCAATTAGACAAAGCAATAGCTAGCCCAAACACAGCTGCTCATTCTTAATCGAACTCAACCTTAAAAATCGCACCTGCTAACTTCTTTATAATGCGTGAATTATGGATAAAAAGACAACCCACAGAATCTAATTTGGTGAAGGGATGTAAATTGCTGTGACAACATGCAACTTGATACCGACGCTAAACGAGACTGAGGTCTCGTCTAGCGCCGTGTGTTGCTTCACGTGGATGATCTCTTCTCATCACCTGAACCCACCCGCGCTTTACCTAGCCCGCTCTTAGTGCTTTCAGCGTGAAAATCAGGTGATGATGTCGTCATCGGTGTTGGTTGTTGATATAACGCGTTAATTCTCTTATGGTTTTCATGAATTTAAAGTTCAACTCTTTCTAAAACAACGAATTCGCTCAACCTTACAATGCCTCTTGATTTCAGAGATAAGTGCATCAGGTGAACTATTAAGTTCTTGATGTTCCATAGAGAAAAACAAGTCAGTTTTAAGTGGGTGCTGTACACCCCGTTCGAGCATCAATATTAGGCCATCAATTAGGCCCTCTAATTCTTCTGGTGACATTGAGTCACTTGGGTAAAAATTTTTCTTAGCTCACTACGAAATTCTCGCTCGCTGTACTCATACAGATAATCGTGCATCTTCATTTATTTCCTTTTATTTGACTGGATGAAGCCCACTGCTTTTACCTCAATATAATCTTGATGTTACAAATCTTATGTCATTTATATGATAAGGAAGACCACCATGTTGTAAATTTTCCATATGGTGAAGAGAATATTTAACTATTCCTCCATATTGATACTTTTATAGCAACCGGAGCTAAACCTTTTTTAAATTAGAGACTGATCAGGGCAGGAGCATACTTTGATGGATTTATAACCCAAAGAAAACTCTTGCCCTATAATCGTCGTTCCAACCCGATTTTTTCAGCTTCACTTTTTGACTCGGTGCACCACAGTCGCATTGCTTGAGCATATTCATCACAAAACGTCTGAATAACGCAATGTTTTCAACCGCACCATCTAAAGTGATACGAGAGCTATCTTCTTTAAAAACAACATCTAAAACATAGTGTTGACTGTTCTCAATCCGCCAATGCTGGCGAATATAGTGGCCCAGTAGTTTGTGATTCGGCGATAAAGAACTTATGTAGTATGAGGTATCTACAGTGCCTTTACCGTTGATCACACGATGGCGTTCCACTGCTATAATGCTTCTTACCGTCGGCCACTTCTCCGACAGGTCGGCAGGCAATTTGGCCTTTAGCTGAAACACGTATCGCTCCTCGCTGCGTCCATGTTTTTTCTCTTTGATTTCAGTGACTATTTTCTCCTTGCCTGCATCAAAAACTGCTTGGAACTGCGCCACAACAGCCGCTCTAAGCTTAGGCTGATTATTCTTAACCTGGACAACAACATGGGCTTGCTTTTCTTTGATTTTCTCTAATGTTTCACGCTGACAATGCAGTGCATCAACCGTGACAACGCTACCCTTTACATTAATAACATCAAGCATTTGGCGGACAATGCTTATCTCACCATTTTAGTCTCAGTCGGCTTTTGACTCAGAACGAGACCACGCTCGGTGTCGTACGCCGTGACCAACTGCAATGCTGTTTTTCTATCGTTACGATAGGAGCCTCGAAGTACTTTTCCGTCAAAGGCGATAATGGGGCTGCTGTCCTGACCAGTTCGTTGTTCGTTTATCCAAAGAGCTAAAGCCTCAAGCAAAGATTCGGCAACAACGGAACGCAAGATACGAGCTATCGTGTGTCTGCGAGGGATACCATGTTCGAATGGTCTGTATTTTCTTAGCCAGTCGAGCTTTTCTTCTCCATAAAATTCAATGTCTTGCCAGCCTTCGCATCCTGATGCAATGGCACTAATCACAAGGAACATCACGTCGATGATATCGTGCTTCTGGTTGATGTTCGACCGAGTATCTTCTACAACAGATAAGTGTTCAATAAGGTTCACAATTGCTATATTTCAGAGGGTTTGGCGCAATTAGATCACATTAGCTATCAAAGTGCGATCCCGCCCTGAGAGACTGATTAACTGGAGTAAACTGAGTACGGTATTTTTCAATACTATTCTCGAAATTCTTTCTCGCTGTTAAATGCACCATACTCGAGCAGTCTTTCTGCAACTTCGGGAGGAATCGTTGCGCCCAAGTCAGTGTCAACACCTTGGTCTAACCAATAATCATCAGATTGCTTTGGTTCAATTCCTTCATTGTAACAGTCTGAGCGGTCGGAATACGTGGACACAGCGATGTTTACCGTAAAGCGATGAAAGGTTCGAGCATTGGCTGCGGTAAAACAACGAGCCTAGCCGCTACTATGGTTAATACCCTAACTTATCTTTGACTTATTCTTCGGCCTATAATTAAGAAAAACCAAGAAAAATGTAAAAACGTGATGCAAAACATGACATAGCTCGCTTCCTATGAAGATATTTGTACTTCACTTTTATGAAGTTTGAAATAATTACAAGTCACTAATTGTTAAGCTCAATCTATAGTTGAGGGCATTATTATCTACATCATCTGGCTAGCGATAAATATAGTGGTTTACTTTGCTTTGAGTTTCTTTAATGCAAGTATCGCACGTGACTACGGATTAAACTATGTAGGGTGGCTTATTACATCCATTATAATTACTCCCCCGGTAGCATTATTCATTCTCATTTTTGTAGCAAAAGGGAAAGAGCATGAAAGAGCGAAATCCAGATTTAATGCTTTGAAAGACAAGTACATTGAAATGTATAGAAGCTATGAACCTGTAGCAAAACACATTCTGTCTTTTCAATCAGCCTATGATTACTTGAAGATTAACAGAGACTTCGATAAAGGCAAAATCGATACAACTGAACTTAGTAGTCTTATCGACGGATTGTCAAATACAATTGAGCATGGAATATTGCCAGCGAAATACATCCTTTGTTCAAGTGCCAATTCAACAGAGTTAACTATTAAAGTACGTCAAGTTACTATTGAAAGGCTTATTTTAATCGGAGCAATTAAACGTAGTGACTTAGAAAGTATGGACAACTAACGCATGGATAATTCATTTATGTTTCATTTTGGATTAATGACGCCTATATGGATTGTTTTAATTCACTTTATTGCAAGCTTTATAATTGCCACTTATGCATCAAGACGTGGTATGAGTTTGTTTTTGGTTTATATTTTCACTTTTACTATCTCCTATTCTAGCATTTGGATACGCTGTGATAGCAGGTAGAAACTTGAAATTCGAGCAAAAGAACGCGACCAGCAATATGAAAAAGAGCGACATATTTTTATAGAATTATATTGTAAATATGAATCTTTTATCGATGATCAAAAGATTAAAGATGCCTATGAGGCTCTCGCGTTTACAAAACAAAGCGAAGCGTCTCCATTTACAAAGTCACATATTCAGCTTCTCATAAGACAAGTAGCAACATATGTGTCGGATGCTTTATCATTGGATTTATTGGAGGTCAGTAACACTAGTCCAGCCGGAGCTTTAGAAGAAAACTACTCATTGTTTGTTCGCGAGGAAATAAGCTTAACTGAGTTTGAGAAAAGGAAGAAAGCATTTCTAGCAAAGATCTAGGTAGTACACTGTCCGATAGATGGTATTTCGAGATGAGTTAATTCTTCTCTCTGCTCTTTTTAATTAATGGTTGACGACAATGGCAAATATGCCACCTATACCTATAGGGCAAGAAGCGTGTAGCGGCGAACGCGACTGGGAGAGAAAGTTCAACAAACAGCTCGATCTCTAAATGGCGATAATGTCAGCCATGCAATGTAACGCTGTTTTCAAAACCACTTATTCAAGATTTTTAGAAACTGGAAAACCTAAGAAAGTGGCTACCATTGCCTGCGTTCGCAAGATGGTTGTAATACTGAATTCAATGTTGCGAGATGACGCCATAGTCGTTTGTTAGATTACCCTTCACACAAATCGCACGATTTAATCATATTGACCATTTCACGCGATGAGCTATAATCATACTCAAATCTAGCTTTGGAGATTGATTATGCATACATTAACAGCAAATGATGCTAAACGTAATTTTGGTGAGCTACTCCTTAGCGCCCAACGTGAACCAGTGAAGATTAGCAAAAATAGTAAAGATGTCGTAGTAGTCATGTCTATCAAGGACTACGAGGAGCTGGAGGCAATGAAAGCTGAACACATCAAACATTGTTTCGAGTCAGCCACACAAGACTTAGCACAAGGCAATGTTGTTGATGGTGAGGATTTTTTAAGCGCCTTATAACCTTTTATGCAAAAGAATAGATACAAACTGAGTAAATTAGCTCAGGCTCATTTAAGAAAAATTAAGAGCTATACTGTCAACAATTACTCTGAAACTCAGTGGCACACCTACAAAAATAAGCTATTAACCGGATTTCAAATGCTTGCCGACAATCCAGCCGTAGGTCGCAGCTGCAATGAAATTTATCCAAGTGGTTTTTACTTTTCTGTGGGCAAACACACAGCCTACTTTACTAAGGAAGACGGCTTCATTTTAGTTGTCGCTGTACTCGGCCAATCGCAACTCCCACAAAACCATTTATAACTTATAACATCACCCTGAAGTTAGAGTTGGGATGATGATCTTGGTTGAATATCAAGCCTTTGACTATAACTCCAGACAATAGCTTGCTATAACTATGCATTAATCTTCCTAACTGGTTGTAAGACCAGTGCCACACAACCCAAAAGTACGCCTATGCTCGTCGCGCCTATTACATTCATCCCAGCATAGTGAGTCAATATACCAACAGTGAATGAGACAAGAAAATAAATAGAGTAATGAAAGTAAGGAACGGTACTCCAATAACCACCACACTCACTACATTTGTTTTTGACTGAAGGCCGCGTTTTAGATTTATCGAAAGCTGATATTGATTTATCTTTGCAACATGGGCAATTAACCATTTTAACCATCCTCTCAGTGTAAAGTTTAATGGCTATCTTAACACGACAATAAGAAACTAGGTGCATTTTAAATGACAGTTATAGGGGAATTGTCTTCATTGGTGAGAATCCATTAAAGCCTTTTTACATATATATGAGTCATAAACATTAGTCTTGATTGAAACTCATTCCATGACATTTCTTGTTTTGAGGGGCTTCCCGGCCAAGGGTCTCGGATAACAACGCGACGAAAAATAGGGTTGTTAAAATTATCTACCGAATAGTATACGCCAGTTAACACAACAGCATGACCGATTCCGCCATTAGGATTACTTAGACCGACGATAAGAGGCCATCGATTGGCTAAATCTTGAACTATTTGGCTTCCTGAGTACGTGTATGGATTAGCATGAATCGAAGAGTAGCGCCCCCTATTATCAGGTGCCCAACCGCTTAGTGCATGAACAATTTGCTTTGGATTTGCTGGTCTATCAATTTGCGTGCCATAGATTCGTTGAACGACTTGTTCCTGTGCAACATAGAGCCCATGATAATTGAGAACCATTTGCACAGACGCAGCCCAGCACCAGTTTGCTTGTCTTTGTCTTCCGTTCTGGCTTGGGGATGCAAAAAACTCGAATTGATCTGATGGAACCCCAGCAACGAATAAGTTCTGCTGTAGTTGCTGAATTTCAGCACTAGAAATTGTACTAAAAATTAGAGTAAAGCTTAAAAAGCACCTACGAACAATCGAACTAAGTTTCATGACCATTTCTCCTCGTGGCTTCAACGCTTTATGTTAAAAATTTTCCTCCCCACTCTACTTATCTCTTAACACCTACTGCAATCTATGTGTTTCCTTTAAATAGAGCAACAGAGAGGGTAAAAGAGCTTAAACATACTAAACCATCCCTAGATGTTTTGTTTAACCAAACAGCCCTTTCAGCCCCGTTAACCTTGTATATATTGCGTGAATTATGGATAAGAAGACAACCCACAGAACCTGATTTGGTGATGGAATGCCTATTGACAGGGTAAAATACAACTCAAGTTCTACTCTGACTGAGAGAGCGATCTCGTCTAGCACCGTATGATGATGTACTGATGATAGTCATTGAGCTGCACACTAAAGCGGTCTTATTCTTCTAGCTGGGTTCCCGGCATACACGCCTTTCTCGGTGATGTTTTTTGTCACCACACTGCCCGCACCTATCACGGCACCATCACAAATAGTCACGGCAAGAATGGTGGCGTTGGAGCCGATAGTGACACTATCGCCAATTATAATTCGCCCCCAGTCATCAGGATTTGGATCAGGCTGACCTGACTTGAACATATCATTCGCAAACATGACCCCATGACCAATAAAGCAGTCTTTTCCAATCGTCACAAACTCACAAATGAAGCTATGAGACTGCACTTTTGTACGCTCACCGACTTTCGTATTTTTCTGAATCTCTACAAACGGGCCCACGAACACATCATCTTCGAGTTCACAACCATAAAGGTTGGCTGGCTTTACAACCCTAACGCGTTTGCCACATTTCACATCTACGATACCGACCTGCAATAGGGTAGGAGAAGTCATTATCAGGGTCCTTTTGGTTCGCGATTAAATCTGCTTTTCAATTATCGCACTGATTGAGGCTTTTTGATCGCCGCTAACAACTCAATAAGTTCATTGATAACAAGCTGTGGCTCGTCGTCTTGAATAAAGTGGCCACTTTTTTGCGTCAAGACAGCTTTTCCTCGCGGAAAGGATTCGACCCAATCTTGCTGGAATTGTCCCCATAACTTACGCCCCTCCGCCGTTTCAAAGAGGTTCTGGGGGGATGATGGGACTTTAATCGTTGCGATCAATGTTATTGGTATATCCTGGATCTCAGGAAAACTGAAGGAAGGCTGCTTCTCCCAGATCATATCAACAAAGCACCACTGCGTTGCCGCTAACGCATAGTCGCGACGCTTTGTTTCGGCTATTTCTTTGGGGCCATTAACCGGGTCTATCTGGGTGACTATTTCAACGTCTCTTTCGTTAGCCGGATCGAGCATCAACATCGCAGAAACCCTTTCAGGATGAGTGACCGCAAATTGACGAGCGATAATACCACCCAAGGAGTGAGAGACATAGATAACAGGTTGGTGGATGTTAAGCAGATTGAGGAGTTGTTTCGCATCAGAGACATAGTGTTTGGCTTGGCGTTGCCCATCACAACGGTCTGAGCTCCCCTCGCCTACGCGAGAATAGCGCACTGCGGTTATATCAGATGGAAGTTGGTTCCAAACTGCGTTCCAACCTGCCATGCCCGATACAGCGCCAGCCTCGAAAAAGACGACGACGTCACCTCCTTTTCTTACTTCATACTCCACTGCGCCGCTATCAAGCATCAGTCTGTCTGTGGCATTTACCATACTGCAAATGCCGCACAGGCACATAAGCATCACAAGTCGCATCATTACGCTTACCATACGAGCAAATAGTAGGCGACGACGCTATCATTTTCTTCACCAACTGTATGCTCGAAAAATAATGAAAAATGCGATTTGAGGCAGCGGTCGATAAGTGCAAATGATTGATGGATAAAAGCAGTCAAAGATGAAACTTGCCGACCTTAACGTGATGACAAAATCTCACCATTTTAAGAATTAACACCTAGCAAGCCACATTTTCAGCGTTCTGACACAAATTGACTAGGTTTGTTAGGGCGGTTTCGTTAGGATATCGCGCTGAATTCAATAAATTTTGTCATCAAGGAAGGATTGAGATGTTCCTGAGAACCGTGACTGATACGTTCACTGCGTTAAACAAATCGAAGAGCAAAATCATCACAGCTACCGCGATTCCCTTGCTAATTAGCACATTCATTGGCCTAGTCACAGACCAAAGTGAAAGCGTGTTTGCGATGTTTATCGGTATGTTTGTTACAACAGCGTTGACAGCAATCATCTCAATACAGGTTCATAAAATACTGATTCTGGGCGAAGACTCAGTACCGACCTACGGCACGATGAAATGGGGGCTAGTGGAAAGCTGGTACTTTGGACATACACTGCTAATGTATGCCATCTGCTATGGTCTTTATCGCGTTGGGGTTCACTTGGGGCCTTTGGCACTCGTCGCTGCAGTACTGCTCGCTATTATCGGCGCGCGTGCATTTATGGCATTTCCTGCCATTGCGGTAGGTAAAGGTGTCTCGTTTAAATATGGTGTCGAAGTCACACAAGGCCACACAGTATACATGCTGTTGGTCTCGTTTGTGTTCCCGATCATTGTCTCAATTTCGCTTATTCCGTTGTTATTGTTACCGATTCCCTTTTTAGACTCCCTCTATGCCTATGTGATTAGTATTATTTCCGTCGGCATGTTGTCGATCGCTTATCGCATTATCGTTGAAGGTAAATAACGATAAACGCCGCTGATTATCAGCGGCGTTTTTCATCTATCCCGTTTCATCTAGTCTGACAGACTTCAAGGCTGCTCTGTCGCGGTGCTTCCACCGCCATTTCTGTTATCACCATGTCGATGATAAACAAAACTCGATATTGCTACCGTCATCGGCACCGTGAGAATCAGCCCTATGCTCCCTGCTAAAGCATGAATCATCGCCAATGCGATAGCGGGAATGTTCATAAACTGCATGACGGGCATTTGGAAGCCCCACACCATCATCATGGTCGTTAAAGCACTTCCGACAAACGCGAGTACCAGTGTATTTGTCATCGTGCCCAAAATATCCCGACCAATACGGACAGTCGCAATGAGTCGTGCTTTCTCATCTTGCTCTGGGTTCGCTTCTCTAAGCTCATGATAAGACGACACCATGGAGATCGCGACATCCATCACTGCGCCTAGCGCGGAGATCATGATTGCCACAAACAACAACCATCGAATCTGGATTTGAGCCTGCCCACCGAGATAGAGCAAGTCTTCCCCCTTGTCGAGATAAAGACCATTCAACTGAGCAAACTCACCAAATAGCTGAGCCATCACACCAGCGACAA
This DNA window, taken from Thaumasiovibrio subtropicus, encodes the following:
- a CDS encoding type II toxin-antitoxin system Phd/YefM family antitoxin, with product MSRIRFDQDIQPLSEFRAGVTSFIRQINETRRPLVITQRGKGVAVVLDVAEYEAMQEKIELLEEMRIAEAQLASDLGVSNEDARAQVLERIKK
- a CDS encoding IS3 family transposase (programmed frameshift) codes for the protein MTNTKTRIKHTEEFKEQALKLVERTSVTEAARQLNLHASQIYGWRKIARKDSTSEREADLAAENARLKRLLAEQAEELEIVKKGRHLLREASKVASFEFMQVHIEQFSVTGMAKVLAVSRSGFYYWLKHRHEISQRERARTLRDITVKKAFEASKGRDGARRIQVGLAEQGNKHNLKTISESMKRQSLVAKAARKFKVTTDGKHSLPVAPNLLEQDFTADAPNQKWAGDITYLMTSEGWLYLAVIIDLYSRQVVGWSMGNRMTASLVGDALKMALFRRGLPEEVIVHSDRGSQYCSKSYREIIHSHNLKQSMSRKGNCWDNACVESFFHSLKVEAIHYEPIMTKEMMRQTVFEYIEVDYNQTRRHSALGYLSPVVFEQKNVA
- a CDS encoding type II toxin-antitoxin system Phd/YefM family antitoxin; amino-acid sequence: MHTLTANDAKRNFGELLLSAQREPVKISKNSKDVVVVMSIKDYEELEAMKAEHIKHCFESATQDLAQGNVVDGEDFLSAL
- a CDS encoding papain-like cysteine protease family protein; translation: MKLSSIVRRCFLSFTLIFSTISSAEIQQLQQNLFVAGVPSDQFEFFASPSQNGRQRQANWCWAASVQMVLNYHGLYVAQEQVVQRIYGTQIDRPANPKQIVHALSGWAPDNRGRYSSIHANPYTYSGSQIVQDLANRWPLIVGLSNPNGGIGHAVVLTGVYYSVDNFNNPIFRRVVIRDPWPGSPSKQEMSWNEFQSRLMFMTHIYVKRL
- a CDS encoding type II toxin-antitoxin system RelE/ParE family toxin, with the translated sequence MKVVWSPLALQKLGDAAEFIAMDNPVAAENWVNEVFDKTDLLSSMPEMGRMVPELPHTNYREILFGHYRIIYSFTHEIRVLTVRNCRQMLTESDV
- a CDS encoding acyltransferase; translated protein: MTSPTLLQVGIVDVKCGKRVRVVKPANLYGCELEDDVFVGPFVEIQKNTKVGERTKVQSHSFICEFVTIGKDCFIGHGVMFANDMFKSGQPDPNPDDWGRIIIGDSVTIGSNATILAVTICDGAVIGAGSVVTKNITEKGVYAGNPARRIRPL
- a CDS encoding alpha/beta fold hydrolase is translated as MMRLVMLMCLCGICSMVNATDRLMLDSGAVEYEVRKGGDVVVFFEAGAVSGMAGWNAVWNQLPSDITAVRYSRVGEGSSDRCDGQRQAKHYVSDAKQLLNLLNIHQPVIYVSHSLGGIIARQFAVTHPERVSAMLMLDPANERDVEIVTQIDPVNGPKEIAETKRRDYALAATQWCFVDMIWEKQPSFSFPEIQDIPITLIATIKVPSSPQNLFETAEGRKLWGQFQQDWVESFPRGKAVLTQKSGHFIQDDEPQLVINELIELLAAIKKPQSVR
- a CDS encoding type II toxin-antitoxin system RelE/ParE family toxin, yielding MQKNRYKLSKLAQAHLRKIKSYTVNNYSETQWHTYKNKLLTGFQMLADNPAVGRSCNEIYPSGFYFSVGKHTAYFTKEDGFILVVAVLGQSQLPQNHL